Part of the Sorghum bicolor cultivar BTx623 chromosome 1, Sorghum_bicolor_NCBIv3, whole genome shotgun sequence genome, ATTTATTAGGCAGAATTGACGGTAGTTCGCAACGCTTTAGCATGAAGAGCTGGAATTGACAGTAATTTACACATAATTTAGCATGAATTTATCGCATAAATAAATCTTGAAATTTCTGCACGATGACTGTACTAGTACTCAACAGTACACCAGTAAAACGAACAGCTCATGCACGAGAACTATGACGCTACCAATGGTCACCAACAAAATAGCCCAGAATCTACTTCATCCCTTGCAGGATCTCAAATGCTGAATAAACACGTCGATGCACCTCTCTTGGCACGCTCTGTCCGCCACGATGTGCTGCAGCTTCCTAGCGTTGGTCGCCAACAccttcccctcctcctccgccgcgacGGCCCGAACTGCTCCGGCAACGCCGTGCCGGTCGAAAGATCCGTCCGTCTCGTTCCTCGCTGCCTGCAACCCGACCTTCCACCCCTCCATGAGCCGCGCGTTGGGGCCTTGGTCGCCGAAGATGGGCAGCATGATCAGCGGGTGCCCGAACTGGAGCCCCTCGACGATGGAACCCCACCCGCAGTGCGTCAGGAACGCGCCGACGGCGCCGTGCGCCAGCACTCTGACCTGAGGAACCCACCGCGTCGCCACGAGCCCACGGTCGCCGGTGCGCTCCACGAACCCGTCGGGTACGATGCCGTCTTCTTGGACGCCGACCGGCGTCCTCAGGGCCCAGAGGAAGCGCGTCCCGGCGAGCTCCAGGCCGTGGGCAAGCTCGCGGAGCAGCTCGACACGCAGCGGCGCCTCGGTTCCCAACGCGACGTACACGACCGACTTGGCGGGCTGCGCGTCGAGCCACCGCATGGTCGAGTCGTCGTCCTCCGTGCTCCAGCTGACGCCGCGCGTTCCGTCGGGCTGCGGCGGCAGCATGCCGAGCGGGACGGCCGGCTTGCCGTAGAGCCTCGTCAGGAGCGGGAACGCTTCCGGCTCCAGCTCGGGACAGCTCCGAGCGGCGAAGAACCTGGACCTCGCCAGCGTCTGGACGAAGCGGCTGATGATGGACGGCCCCGAGTCGCCCACGGTGGCGAAAAGCTCCGCGGCCTGCTGCTGCTCGAACGGTGGTGCCGCGCTCATGGACTGGTCGATCGCCTGCCGTTGCTCCGCGTCCGAgtccaccggcggcggcgggccggcGGAGCCCGCGATGCTTGCGGCGCACGGGACGAGCATGGCGCATGGAACGTTGCGGTCCTGGGCAGCAGCGGCGACCCAGTGGTGGATAAAGTCGGCGATGACCCAGTCGGGCCTCCTCCTGGCTCCACCATCCACCGCCGCGCACGCGGCGTCGAGGAACGCCGCGAACGGCGCGGCGAGGCCGTCGAAGGCCTTCCTGTGGAGCTCGAACTTGTCGTATGGCACGTCGCTGGTGGACTCGGCGCCGTCCGGGAGGCCGTCGATGCGCGGGAGCGGCAGCGCGACGAGCTCGACGAGCGGCGCCAGCGCGGGAGGCACGGACGGGAGTCGCTCGAGGTTGCGCGGCGTGGAAACGAACGACACGCGGTGACCGCGCGCGGCCAGACGCTCAGCGAGCTCGAGGCAGGGAAGCAGGTGGCCGAAAGCGAGCCACGGGAAGATGACGATGTGCATGGTAGAGTCGTCGGCCGTGTCCATTGCGAGCGGGAGTAGGGAGCTCGACACGGGAGTAGGGAACACACCAAGACCAAGGAATAAGAACAACTCCAGCCAATATGCAAATTGagctttttttttcatttgtatGCTAGTCTGCATACAATAGGAGCCTAAAATAACATCAACTTCGTCCAATACCCTAACCGCTCCAGCCCAACACCCTATCCGCTCCAACTCGCTCGCTCACACGCTGTCGTCGCTGCCAGTAGCTGCACAGCGCCGCCGTCGCTGCCAGTAGCCCCACCCGCGCGCCGCCGTCGCTGCGAATAGCCGCACTACGCGGGAGCGGGAGGAAGTGGAGGTGGCGCCTGCGCACGCGCACGCGCTGGAGCCTAAGCTCTCGTCCGGGGCCACGTCGAGGATGGCGCACCACCGTCATCGTCGCGCCGCGTACAGCGTACAACTCAATGGTGACCTCGCCGGCGCGCTGCTCCGGAGAATCCTCCTGATGACGCACTGCCGTCCATAGGCGACACCGTGTAGGTGCTGCTGGAG contains:
- the LOC8062940 gene encoding UDP-glycosyltransferase 91B1, translating into MHIVIFPWLAFGHLLPCLELAERLAARGHRVSFVSTPRNLERLPSVPPALAPLVELVALPLPRIDGLPDGAESTSDVPYDKFELHRKAFDGLAAPFAAFLDAACAAVDGGARRRPDWVIADFIHHWVAAAAQDRNVPCAMLVPCAASIAGSAGPPPPVDSDAEQRQAIDQSMSAAPPFEQQQAAELFATVGDSGPSIISRFVQTLARSRFFAARSCPELEPEAFPLLTRLYGKPAVPLGMLPPQPDGTRGVSWSTEDDDSTMRWLDAQPAKSVVYVALGTEAPLRVELLRELAHGLELAGTRFLWALRTPVGVQEDGIVPDGFVERTGDRGLVATRWVPQVRVLAHGAVGAFLTHCGWGSIVEGLQFGHPLIMLPIFGDQGPNARLMEGWKVGLQAARNETDGSFDRHGVAGAVRAVAAEEEGKVLATNARKLQHIVADRACQERCIDVFIQHLRSCKG